A genomic region of Methanobacterium sp. SMA-27 contains the following coding sequences:
- a CDS encoding DNA-directed RNA polymerase subunit K encodes MAAKKLTRFEKARIIGARALQLSMGADPQVDVSKADSIDPIDIALLELKKNKLPLDVRRKTI; translated from the coding sequence ATGGCTGCTAAAAAACTCACAAGGTTTGAAAAAGCAAGAATAATAGGTGCAAGAGCATTACAATTATCTATGGGTGCAGATCCACAGGTAGATGTATCTAAAGCAGATTCTATTGATCCAATAGACATTGCCTTGCTTGAACTTAAAAAGAATAAATTACCCCTTGATGTAAGAAGAAAAACTATTTAA
- a CDS encoding 50S ribosomal protein L18e produces the protein MVKLTKTNPNLKKIVVTLKEKSYSEDAAIWKDIAKRLERPTRKTAEVNISDINRYTSPDEVILVPGKVLGNGSLDHKVKVAAMGFSKSAEEKIATAGGECMNILEAVEKNPKGSGIRIIE, from the coding sequence ATGGTGAAACTTACAAAGACAAACCCCAATCTGAAGAAGATTGTGGTGACTCTTAAAGAAAAATCATATTCAGAAGACGCTGCAATATGGAAGGACATTGCAAAAAGACTTGAAAGACCAACAAGAAAAACTGCAGAAGTCAACATATCCGATATAAACAGGTACACATCTCCTGATGAAGTAATACTCGTGCCAGGAAAAGTTTTAGGAAACGGAAGCCTTGACCACAAGGTGAAAGTTGCAGCCATGGGCTTCTCAAAGAGTGCCGAGGAAAAAATTGCAACAGCAGGAGGAGAATGTATGAACATTCTTGAGGCTGTTGAAAAAAATCCTAAGGGAAGCGGAATAAGGATAATAGAATAA
- the fni gene encoding type 2 isopentenyl-diphosphate Delta-isomerase → MISDRKLEHLLLCKNCEVEYRKKTGFEEIELVHKALPEVNKGDIDISIEFLGKKLDSPFLISAITGGHPAALSINREFAKAVNTLNIGMGVGSQRAAAVNPELESTYTVVREEAPSSFIIGNIGCQQIELAQKSVDMINADALAVHLNPLQEAIQPEGDVNARGHINAIKEISKTLKIPVIAKETGAGIKAEDAIKLESAGVSAIDIAGSGGTSWAAVETYRANDRSMGDLFWDWGIPSAASTVEVCESVEIPVISSGGIRSGLDAAKALALGADAVGVALPLLKEAYIGHESVINKLNKFNEELRVAMFLVGASNIAELRKSDLIIKGDTREWLNERGFDTKKYARRSQNER, encoded by the coding sequence ATGATTTCAGACAGAAAATTAGAACATTTACTCTTGTGTAAAAACTGCGAAGTTGAATACAGGAAGAAAACAGGATTTGAGGAGATAGAACTCGTCCACAAAGCCCTTCCAGAGGTGAACAAGGGAGACATTGATATTTCAATAGAATTCCTTGGTAAAAAATTGGATTCACCTTTTTTAATATCTGCAATTACTGGAGGACATCCAGCTGCATTATCCATTAACAGGGAATTTGCAAAGGCAGTGAACACACTCAATATTGGGATGGGTGTTGGAAGCCAGAGAGCAGCAGCAGTAAATCCCGAACTCGAATCAACATACACAGTTGTGAGAGAAGAAGCACCATCATCATTTATAATTGGAAACATTGGTTGTCAACAAATTGAATTGGCACAAAAATCAGTTGATATGATAAATGCAGATGCGCTTGCAGTACATTTAAACCCATTACAAGAAGCTATACAGCCTGAAGGTGATGTAAATGCAAGAGGACATATTAATGCAATAAAAGAAATTTCAAAAACCCTTAAAATACCGGTTATAGCCAAGGAAACTGGTGCAGGTATCAAAGCTGAAGATGCTATAAAACTTGAAAGTGCAGGAGTCAGTGCAATAGACATTGCAGGTTCAGGTGGCACAAGTTGGGCAGCTGTAGAAACATACCGGGCAAATGACAGATCCATGGGGGATCTTTTCTGGGACTGGGGAATACCAAGTGCAGCAAGTACTGTAGAGGTTTGTGAGTCAGTTGAAATACCAGTAATATCATCAGGCGGTATAAGAAGCGGTTTGGATGCGGCCAAAGCTTTAGCTTTGGGGGCAGATGCAGTAGGTGTTGCATTGCCACTTTTGAAGGAAGCTTATATTGGACATGAATCAGTAATTAATAAACTTAATAAATTTAATGAGGAACTCCGCGTTGCAATGTTCCTTGTCGGAGCATCAAACATAGCAGAACTTAGAAAATCAGACCTTATTATTAAAGGCGATACAAGGGAATGGCTCAATGAAAGAGGTTTCGACACAAAAAAATACGCGAGGAGATCACAGAATGAGCGTTGA
- a CDS encoding RNase J family beta-CASP ribonuclease yields the protein MSVEVIAVGGYEEVGKNMSAIKVGEDVVIFDMGIHLDRIHIHEDTDIARMHSLDLIERGIIPDDTLMKDVDGKVRAIVFTHGHLDHIGAVAKLAHRYEAPLIATPYTMALIEKTIKGERKFKVTNPLQVLNSGEKIQISPDITLEFVRTTHSIPQTVTPALHTSEGIIVYSNDFKFDNHQTLSPPPDYQRFRELGRKGVLALIVDTTRAAEDDQLKTHSEKVARMVLKDIMEEPLKEDTGMLITTFSSHIERIQAICNIADESNRKILLLGRSMERYCTMAETMGILKLPETASVYGSPKAVNRALARADENRSEYVLVATGHQGEPDALLPRIANGKTMFNVRPGDNVVISASVIPNPMNIANRNLMERRLKSSGARIFTNAHVSGHAGKEDHRDFIRMLDPKHLIPSHGNLNMLAAYTELAEEEGYKLGNDIHILRNGQAQVFNGGV from the coding sequence ATGAGCGTTGAAGTAATAGCAGTAGGAGGATATGAAGAAGTAGGCAAAAACATGTCTGCTATAAAGGTGGGTGAAGATGTTGTAATATTCGACATGGGAATACACCTAGATAGAATTCATATCCATGAAGACACAGATATAGCAAGAATGCACAGTTTGGACCTTATTGAAAGGGGAATCATACCAGACGACACACTTATGAAGGATGTAGATGGAAAGGTAAGGGCAATAGTATTTACACATGGACATTTGGACCATATAGGAGCAGTTGCAAAACTAGCACACAGATATGAAGCTCCATTAATAGCCACACCATACACAATGGCATTAATTGAGAAAACCATAAAGGGAGAAAGGAAGTTCAAAGTCACAAATCCACTTCAAGTATTAAATTCAGGAGAAAAGATTCAGATATCTCCAGACATAACACTGGAATTTGTACGCACAACCCACAGTATACCGCAGACAGTTACACCTGCACTGCACACATCAGAGGGTATAATTGTATATTCAAACGATTTTAAATTTGACAACCACCAGACACTTTCACCGCCACCGGACTACCAGAGATTCAGGGAACTGGGGCGAAAAGGAGTTTTAGCACTTATAGTTGACACAACTCGAGCAGCAGAAGATGATCAATTGAAAACTCACTCTGAGAAAGTTGCAAGAATGGTGCTCAAGGATATAATGGAAGAACCATTAAAAGAAGATACTGGAATGCTTATAACAACTTTTTCCTCACATATTGAGAGGATTCAGGCAATCTGTAATATTGCAGATGAGAGTAACCGTAAAATCCTACTTTTAGGAAGGTCAATGGAACGTTATTGTACAATGGCAGAAACAATGGGAATACTTAAACTTCCAGAAACTGCAAGTGTTTATGGAAGTCCAAAGGCTGTAAACAGAGCTCTTGCAAGGGCAGATGAAAACAGATCCGAATATGTACTTGTTGCAACAGGACACCAGGGAGAACCAGATGCACTCCTTCCAAGGATAGCAAATGGTAAAACCATGTTCAATGTAAGGCCAGGAGACAATGTTGTTATATCTGCATCTGTAATACCTAACCCAATGAACATAGCCAACCGTAACCTCATGGAAAGAAGACTTAAATCAAGTGGTGCAAGAATATTTACCAATGCACATGTTTCTGGTCATGCAGGCAAAGAAGACCATCGAGATTTCATAAGAATGCTCGACCCTAAACATCTAATACCATCACATGGTAATTTGAATATGTTGGCTGCATACACAGAACTTGCAGAGGAAGAAGGTTACAAATTAGGTAATGATATTCATATATTACGTAATGGACAGGCACAGGTGTTTAATGGAGGAGTTTGA
- the amrB gene encoding AmmeMemoRadiSam system protein B: MIRKPAVAGVFYEKDPDSLRKQIEWCFQHHLGPGSIPKIGDKRNIKGVIAPHAGYIYSGPVAAHSYYEIAEDGFPETFIILCPNHTGMGSGISTMNQGSWETPLGLVDIDSEFADLMVENADIIDINPAAHIKEHSAEVQLPFLQYLNPDFQFVPVTMWMQDLETAIEIGDSIQKTASKLGRDVVVIASTDFTHYQPQNIAEAQDMQVIEAIKAMDEKLMINRVKQLNVSMCGYGPVAATMVATKKMGATNCEVKKYATSGDTTGDKSSVVAYASAVFR, encoded by the coding sequence ATGATAAGAAAACCTGCAGTTGCAGGAGTTTTTTATGAAAAAGATCCTGATTCACTTAGAAAACAAATAGAGTGGTGCTTCCAACACCATTTAGGTCCTGGAAGCATTCCCAAAATTGGAGACAAAAGAAATATTAAAGGTGTTATAGCACCTCATGCAGGGTACATTTATTCAGGTCCTGTTGCGGCACACAGTTACTATGAAATTGCAGAGGATGGATTTCCAGAAACCTTTATAATACTCTGCCCCAATCACACAGGAATGGGATCAGGAATATCAACCATGAACCAAGGTTCATGGGAAACACCATTAGGATTAGTAGATATAGATAGTGAATTTGCAGACCTTATGGTGGAAAATGCAGATATAATAGATATAAATCCTGCTGCACATATAAAAGAACATAGTGCAGAGGTTCAACTGCCATTTCTCCAGTATTTAAATCCAGATTTCCAATTTGTTCCAGTGACCATGTGGATGCAGGACCTAGAAACAGCAATTGAAATTGGTGATTCAATCCAGAAAACAGCCAGTAAACTTGGAAGAGATGTAGTTGTAATTGCAAGCACAGACTTCACACACTACCAACCTCAAAACATAGCTGAAGCACAGGATATGCAGGTAATAGAAGCAATTAAAGCAATGGATGAAAAATTAATGATAAACCGTGTAAAACAGCTTAATGTTAGTATGTGTGGATACGGTCCAGTAGCAGCAACAATGGTTGCAACAAAGAAAATGGGAGCCACTAACTGCGAAGTAAAAAAATATGCAACAAGCGGGGACACAACAGGAGATAAAAGTTCTGTGGTTGCATACGCATCAGCAGTGTTCAGATAA
- the mvk gene encoding mevalonate kinase gives MLNTKHVTTSAPGKTILFGEHAVVYGKPAIAAAVDRRVYVKIEKREDNRTHVNVEELGVSGFLNLERGLIEFDNGEYEKKNILEYVLKSLIKTNTNDGLEVTINIDIPIGAGLGSSAAITVATILSSSIYNNIHLTRDEIAKLAYQVELEVQGAASPIDTTLSTHGGVIYLSKNAEEIITLDINTEIPIIIGYTSKRGNTGKLVETVKLKVEKYPQIMNPILNSMESITNHAREALVNGDQQKIGELMNINHGLLDSLGVNTEELSKMVYFARKTGALGSKITGAGGGGSIIAYCPGRVEEVISCINKFENAFKINISIEGVRLESKE, from the coding sequence ATGTTAAATACAAAGCATGTTACTACATCTGCACCAGGAAAAACAATCCTGTTCGGTGAACACGCAGTAGTCTATGGCAAACCAGCAATAGCAGCTGCAGTTGACAGAAGGGTCTACGTAAAAATAGAAAAACGTGAAGACAACCGAACCCATGTAAATGTAGAAGAACTGGGAGTATCAGGATTTTTGAACCTTGAAAGAGGATTAATAGAATTTGATAATGGAGAATATGAGAAGAAAAATATCCTAGAATACGTTCTGAAATCCCTAATAAAAACCAATACAAATGATGGATTGGAAGTAACCATAAATATTGACATACCCATTGGTGCAGGATTAGGATCATCAGCAGCGATTACAGTTGCAACAATATTATCTTCATCAATATACAACAATATACATCTTACAAGGGACGAAATAGCAAAACTAGCCTACCAGGTTGAACTGGAAGTACAGGGTGCAGCAAGTCCCATTGACACAACTCTCAGCACCCATGGTGGAGTAATCTACCTTTCAAAGAATGCTGAAGAAATCATAACCCTAGATATAAATACAGAAATTCCAATAATAATTGGATACACATCCAAAAGAGGCAACACAGGAAAATTAGTAGAAACTGTAAAACTTAAAGTGGAAAAATATCCACAAATAATGAATCCAATACTCAACTCAATGGAATCAATTACAAACCATGCACGTGAAGCATTAGTAAATGGAGACCAACAGAAGATTGGGGAACTCATGAATATTAACCATGGATTACTGGATTCATTAGGCGTAAATACAGAAGAATTATCAAAAATGGTTTACTTTGCCCGTAAAACAGGTGCTCTCGGATCAAAAATAACAGGAGCAGGTGGAGGTGGAAGCATAATAGCCTACTGCCCCGGACGAGTAGAAGAAGTAATATCTTGTATAAATAAATTTGAAAATGCATTCAAAATAAATATATCCATTGAGGGAGTTAGACTGGAATCCAAAGAATAG
- a CDS encoding 4Fe-4S dicluster domain-containing protein — protein sequence MVKITIDHDKCEGADCAECIDVCPMEVLILDGEKVVIQNKEECSLCEVCMDVCPNEAVVVEDDD from the coding sequence ATGGTTAAAATAACAATAGACCACGATAAATGTGAAGGAGCAGACTGCGCAGAATGCATAGATGTCTGCCCAATGGAAGTTCTCATACTTGATGGGGAAAAAGTTGTAATACAAAACAAAGAAGAATGCAGTCTATGCGAAGTATGCATGGATGTCTGCCCAAACGAAGCAGTTGTAGTTGAGGATGATGATTAA
- a CDS encoding DNA-directed RNA polymerase subunit N: MIPVRCLSCGKVVSAYFEEYQKRTEEGEDPKKVLDELGISRYCCRRMFIAHVEVW; this comes from the coding sequence ATGATCCCTGTAAGATGTTTAAGCTGCGGTAAAGTGGTATCTGCATACTTTGAAGAGTACCAAAAAAGAACCGAAGAAGGGGAAGACCCTAAGAAAGTTTTAGATGAACTTGGAATCTCAAGGTACTGTTGCAGAAGAATGTTCATAGCACATGTAGAGGTATGGTAA
- a CDS encoding 30S ribosomal protein S9, which translates to MKKVIHTSGKRKTAIARGRFRTGKGRVRINKSPVELYDPELARLKIKEPLTLAGDLLNDVDIDVRVAGGGVMGQAEAARMVIAKGLVQWTSDMELKEKYNQYDRTMLVGDPRRSEPKKYGGPGARARKQKSYR; encoded by the coding sequence ATGAAGAAGGTAATACACACAAGTGGAAAAAGGAAAACTGCCATAGCAAGGGGCAGATTCAGGACAGGGAAAGGCCGTGTCAGGATCAACAAAAGTCCAGTTGAACTATACGATCCAGAACTTGCAAGATTAAAAATAAAAGAACCATTAACACTCGCAGGCGACCTCTTAAATGACGTTGATATAGACGTACGGGTTGCAGGTGGAGGAGTTATGGGACAGGCTGAGGCTGCCAGAATGGTAATAGCCAAAGGACTTGTACAATGGACCAGCGACATGGAACTTAAAGAAAAGTATAACCAGTACGACAGAACCATGCTGGTTGGAGATCCGCGCCGTTCCGAACCTAAAAAATATGGTGGTCCCGGAGCAAGAGCAAGGAAACAAAAGAGTTACAGGTAA
- a CDS encoding 50S ribosomal protein L13 gives MIIDGEGLVLGRLASKISKIILAGESVTVLNAEKIMISGGRDWAYHKYKQRIDRASISNPRDMGPKYPRRPDDIFRRTVRGMIPYKKSHGREAFKLLKVYVGCPTEFESAELTRIPEAEPKNITKSIELGTVSTLLGSKF, from the coding sequence ATGATCATAGACGGAGAAGGACTCGTACTGGGAAGACTTGCAAGTAAAATCAGCAAGATCATACTCGCAGGTGAGAGTGTAACTGTTTTAAACGCTGAAAAAATAATGATTTCTGGTGGCAGGGATTGGGCTTACCATAAATATAAACAGAGAATAGACAGGGCTAGCATATCCAACCCTAGAGATATGGGACCAAAATACCCTAGAAGACCAGATGATATTTTCAGGAGAACTGTAAGAGGAATGATACCTTACAAAAAATCTCATGGAAGAGAAGCATTCAAGTTACTAAAGGTTTATGTTGGATGTCCAACGGAATTTGAATCTGCAGAACTAACAAGGATACCTGAAGCAGAACCAAAGAACATAACCAAGAGCATTGAACTTGGAACAGTATCAACATTACTTGGATCTAAATTTTAA
- a CDS encoding DNA-directed RNA polymerase subunit D, which translates to MEIDIKKKDENFLLFSIEGVNDAFINAIRRISTVEVPTMAVETVEILKNDAKIFDEALAHRLGLVPLTTDIESMVLASECDCEETCPRCSVSLLLKEKGPKTVYSGDLKSQDPQVVPYNDTIPLLKLKEGEEVELIAIAKLGQGLEHAKWEPTTACAYKYYPQITIDTETCELCGLCAKECPRGVYEFDEKKNLVKVVDLENCSMCKTCVRGCTTNSITVEGQEGKYIFRIETDGSLSPEEVLKRACDILSDKSEKIIEFCK; encoded by the coding sequence ATGGAAATAGATATCAAAAAAAAGGATGAGAACTTTTTGTTGTTTTCAATAGAAGGGGTCAACGATGCCTTTATAAATGCCATAAGAAGGATATCCACAGTGGAAGTCCCAACAATGGCAGTTGAAACGGTGGAGATCTTAAAAAACGACGCCAAAATATTTGACGAAGCCCTAGCACACAGACTGGGACTTGTGCCGCTAACAACAGACATAGAATCAATGGTACTGGCATCAGAATGTGATTGTGAGGAAACATGCCCAAGATGCAGTGTATCACTCCTTCTAAAGGAGAAAGGTCCTAAAACAGTATATTCTGGAGATCTAAAATCCCAGGATCCTCAAGTTGTACCTTACAATGATACAATACCACTACTCAAACTCAAAGAAGGAGAAGAAGTAGAGCTAATAGCAATTGCTAAACTTGGACAAGGACTCGAACATGCTAAATGGGAGCCAACAACAGCCTGTGCATACAAATACTACCCACAGATAACCATAGATACCGAAACATGTGAGTTATGTGGATTGTGTGCAAAAGAATGCCCAAGGGGAGTATATGAATTTGATGAAAAGAAAAACCTAGTTAAAGTGGTTGATCTTGAAAACTGTTCAATGTGCAAAACTTGTGTAAGAGGATGCACAACAAATTCAATAACTGTTGAAGGCCAGGAAGGCAAATACATTTTCAGAATCGAAACCGATGGATCACTATCTCCAGAAGAAGTTCTAAAAAGAGCTTGCGACATCCTATCTGATAAATCTGAGAAGATCATAGAATTTTGTAAATAA
- the rpsB gene encoding 30S ribosomal protein S2, producing the protein MSELLIPLDKYLAAGLHIGTQQKTKDMERYIYRVRADGLYVLDVRKTNDRIVAAGKFLSKYDADDILVVSTRQYGQAPVKKFGQITGAKTIPGRFIPGTLTNPNYAKFIEPKVLVVTDPRSDSQAIIEARQIGIPVVALCDTENLLGNVDIVVPVNNKGRKAIALVYWLLARQTLRGRGDLAEDQDLDIPPTDFELKM; encoded by the coding sequence TTGTCAGAACTATTAATTCCATTGGACAAATATTTAGCAGCAGGTTTACACATTGGTACACAGCAAAAAACTAAGGATATGGAGCGCTATATATACAGAGTAAGGGCAGACGGTCTTTACGTGCTTGACGTTAGAAAAACTAACGACAGAATAGTGGCTGCAGGAAAATTCCTTTCAAAATATGATGCAGATGATATACTGGTTGTATCAACCAGACAATATGGACAGGCACCAGTTAAAAAATTCGGCCAGATCACAGGAGCAAAAACAATACCTGGAAGATTCATACCTGGAACATTAACAAATCCAAATTATGCTAAATTCATAGAACCTAAAGTACTGGTTGTAACAGATCCAAGATCAGATTCACAGGCAATAATTGAAGCAAGACAGATAGGAATTCCTGTAGTGGCATTATGCGATACAGAAAACCTTCTTGGAAATGTGGATATTGTTGTACCAGTAAATAACAAGGGAAGAAAAGCAATAGCATTAGTCTACTGGTTATTAGCCAGACAAACACTCAGAGGAAGAGGAGACTTAGCAGAAGACCAAGATCTAGATATTCCTCCAACAGACTTCGAACTGAAGATGTAA
- a CDS encoding 30S ribosomal protein S11 — protein sequence MAEKEKWGVANVYSSFNNTIITVTDITGAETITQWSGGKVVRADRQESSPFAAMEAATRAAEDVKEKGIIGLHIKVRAPGGNGPRTPGPGAQATIRALARAGIRIGKIEDVTPIPHDGTGRPGGKRGRRV from the coding sequence ATGGCAGAAAAAGAGAAATGGGGCGTAGCTAACGTTTACTCATCCTTCAACAACACCATAATTACTGTAACAGATATCACAGGTGCAGAGACCATTACCCAGTGGTCTGGTGGAAAGGTTGTTCGTGCAGACAGGCAGGAATCATCACCATTTGCAGCTATGGAAGCTGCAACACGTGCTGCTGAAGATGTTAAGGAAAAGGGAATAATAGGACTTCATATAAAAGTAAGAGCTCCTGGTGGAAATGGACCAAGAACTCCAGGACCCGGTGCACAGGCCACAATAAGGGCACTTGCAAGGGCAGGAATAAGAATAGGTAAAATTGAAGATGTAACCCCAATACCACACGACGGTACAGGCAGACCTGGAGGTAAGAGGGGCAGAAGGGTTTAA
- a CDS encoding isopentenyl phosphate kinase, with protein MIILKLGGSVITRKDSLTPTLDSNNLTRIAREISNSSHHKLIVVHGAGSFGHPYAKEYAIGSEIKSTQELTRKKMGFSKTQNSVKNLNALVCQHLVEQEIPAVSIQPSSFIETHNKRIINADLDLISKYLDLGFVPVLYGDVVLDLDKKIKMAVLSGDQIVKYLAENLKPEKVILGSDVDGIYNRDPKKYPDAHLMKVVTSHKELESTDNIQTVDVTGGMGGKLGELLELAKIGIESEIINANHDNNIKKALNGEKGIGTLIRNEK; from the coding sequence TTGATAATCTTAAAGCTTGGTGGAAGCGTTATAACCCGCAAGGATTCATTAACTCCTACTCTGGATTCAAATAATCTAACTAGAATTGCCAGAGAAATATCAAACTCATCCCATCATAAATTAATTGTAGTGCATGGAGCAGGTTCATTCGGCCATCCATACGCCAAAGAATATGCCATAGGCAGTGAAATAAAATCTACACAAGAACTTACCCGAAAAAAAATGGGGTTCTCTAAAACTCAAAATTCGGTCAAAAACCTGAATGCATTGGTATGTCAACATCTAGTGGAACAAGAAATCCCAGCAGTGTCAATACAACCATCATCATTCATAGAAACACATAACAAACGTATAATAAATGCAGATTTGGATTTAATTTCAAAATATTTAGATTTAGGATTTGTTCCAGTACTCTACGGCGATGTTGTACTTGACTTGGACAAAAAAATTAAAATGGCTGTACTATCTGGTGATCAGATTGTAAAATATCTGGCAGAGAATCTGAAGCCTGAAAAGGTTATTCTAGGTTCTGATGTTGACGGGATATACAATAGGGATCCAAAGAAATATCCAGATGCACATCTTATGAAAGTGGTTACATCCCACAAAGAACTGGAATCAACAGATAATATTCAGACCGTAGATGTAACTGGTGGCATGGGTGGAAAGCTCGGAGAACTACTAGAACTAGCCAAAATTGGTATTGAATCGGAAATAATCAATGCAAATCACGATAATAATATAAAAAAAGCCCTAAACGGTGAAAAAGGAATAGGAACTTTAATACGAAATGAAAAATGA
- the eno gene encoding phosphopyruvate hydratase: MDSVIEDIRVRKILDSRGNPTLEVDVVTWNGFGRAAAPSGASTGAREVVAFPEGGVDKIIGEVEDIISSELIGMDAEDLNEIDLVLKEIDGTENLASIGGNTTVAVSMATAKAAASSYNMPLYRFLGGNMQTEIPFPLGNMINGGAHAGKNAPDIQEFLVVPVGAETITEAVFTNVNVHKKIRELIQAKDKTFTGGKGDEGGWAPNLTNQEAIEIQVKACETVSNETGVLVKPSMDMAASEFWDSETKEYVYAKEGIRRSTGEQVDYVAELIDTYGYYFVEDPIREGDFEGFADLTKKSGKKALICGDDLFVTNAEILAEGIDKQAGNAIIIKPNQIGTLTDTYKTVELARNNKYVPVVSHRSGETTDDTIAHLAVAFSCPIIKTGAVGGERIAKLNELIRIEEEMSNPKMADITKYR; this comes from the coding sequence GTGGACAGCGTTATTGAAGACATTCGTGTAAGAAAAATTTTAGATAGCAGAGGAAACCCAACCCTAGAGGTGGATGTAGTAACATGGAACGGTTTTGGACGGGCTGCAGCTCCCAGCGGAGCAAGTACCGGAGCCCGTGAAGTAGTTGCATTCCCTGAGGGAGGGGTGGACAAAATAATAGGTGAAGTTGAAGATATAATCTCATCAGAGCTTATTGGAATGGATGCAGAAGACCTAAACGAAATAGACCTTGTTTTAAAGGAAATCGACGGTACAGAAAATCTAGCTTCCATAGGCGGTAACACAACAGTTGCTGTTAGTATGGCAACAGCCAAAGCAGCTGCATCATCCTACAACATGCCACTCTACAGATTCCTGGGCGGAAACATGCAAACAGAAATTCCATTTCCCCTTGGAAACATGATCAACGGAGGAGCACACGCAGGTAAAAATGCACCAGATATTCAGGAATTTTTAGTAGTTCCAGTGGGTGCAGAAACTATAACAGAAGCAGTGTTCACCAACGTGAACGTTCACAAGAAGATCAGAGAACTCATACAAGCCAAGGATAAAACTTTCACAGGCGGAAAAGGAGATGAAGGAGGATGGGCACCCAACCTCACCAATCAGGAAGCCATTGAAATACAAGTCAAGGCATGTGAAACCGTGAGCAATGAAACAGGTGTACTTGTAAAACCTTCAATGGACATGGCAGCAAGTGAATTCTGGGACTCAGAAACAAAGGAATATGTCTATGCAAAAGAAGGAATACGAAGAAGTACAGGCGAACAGGTTGACTATGTTGCAGAGTTAATAGACACCTATGGCTACTACTTTGTTGAAGACCCAATCCGAGAAGGTGACTTTGAAGGATTTGCAGATCTAACCAAAAAATCTGGTAAAAAAGCCCTTATCTGTGGTGACGACTTATTTGTGACCAATGCTGAAATATTAGCAGAGGGAATAGATAAACAGGCAGGAAATGCAATTATAATCAAACCAAATCAGATAGGAACTTTAACTGATACTTACAAGACAGTTGAGTTAGCCCGTAATAATAAATACGTACCAGTTGTATCACACCGTTCAGGTGAAACAACAGACGATACAATAGCCCACCTTGCAGTGGCATTTTCATGCCCAATAATCAAGACAGGTGCTGTTGGCGGAGAACGTATAGCTAAACTCAACGAACTTATAAGAATAGAAGAAGAAATGAGCAACCCTAAAATGGCAGACATAACCAAATACAGGTAA
- a CDS encoding 30S ribosomal protein S4 produces MGHPRKARKQYDTPSHPWNAARIKAENKLVVKYGLRTKKEVWKAETTIKRYRRDARFLLGMDTEHAELEKAQLLNHIKRLGMLKADAKLEDILDLTVEDVLRRRLETVVHNLGLANTAKQARIFIVHGHIAMNGRKINAPGYMVKTGEEQTIGFYPGSPMERIMKEATKPAAAEEKNE; encoded by the coding sequence ATGGGACATCCAAGAAAGGCAAGAAAGCAATATGATACACCATCACACCCATGGAACGCAGCTCGTATAAAAGCAGAAAACAAGCTAGTTGTTAAATATGGGCTCAGAACTAAAAAAGAAGTTTGGAAAGCTGAGACTACCATTAAAAGGTACAGAAGAGATGCAAGGTTCTTACTCGGTATGGATACAGAACATGCTGAACTTGAAAAGGCACAGCTCTTAAACCATATAAAAAGACTCGGTATGCTCAAGGCAGATGCAAAACTCGAAGACATACTCGATTTAACAGTTGAAGATGTACTTAGAAGAAGACTGGAAACAGTTGTTCACAACCTTGGACTTGCAAACACAGCCAAACAGGCAAGGATCTTCATTGTACACGGACACATAGCAATGAACGGCAGAAAAATAAATGCACCAGGCTACATGGTCAAAACAGGCGAGGAACAAACCATAGGATTTTATCCTGGTTCCCCAATGGAAAGGATCATGAAGGAAGCAACCAAGCCAGCAGCTGCAGAAGAAAAAAATGAGTAA